The Neodiprion virginianus isolate iyNeoVirg1 chromosome 5, iyNeoVirg1.1, whole genome shotgun sequence genome contains a region encoding:
- the LOC124305063 gene encoding E3 ubiquitin-protein ligase Bre1 isoform X3, with amino-acid sequence MSKRPADSGDSGSQPPIKKVQFEPILIGPISTLEEMDMKVLQFQNKKLAQRLEQRHRMEAELRQRIEQLEKRQTQDDAVLNVVNRYWNQLNEDIRVLLQRFDAETADESENKNESEATTSFLMQLSSWDKEELDDKLANRVQVSKRAVSKVVQAFDRLSQRNEKITLALKGEFEGEEAPNIDDVVKKANAEIQAENRNLQAINIQLHEKYHTISLKMSELQDTITGKDTLAAELRNQVDDLQYELNKVRSRNDKLEHHLGEAIEKLKAFQQIHGSDDKGSNKPSTMVASSVSQTKVEDLQRELEETRELANNRLQELDKLHQQHRDSLKEVEKLKMDIRQLPESVIVETTEYKCLQSQFSVLYNESMQLKTQLDDARQQLQSSKNAHLRHIEMMESEELMAQKKLRGECIQLEDVLAQLRKEYEMLRIEFEQNLAANEQTGPINREMRHLITSLQNHNQQLKGEVHRYKRKYKEASAEIPRLKKEVEEVTTRLGQQTALENKEGSSSDCSGKEEDTSGSLQGSTQVRSVIKEESGMAIKRETGADEDVETVDVAEGDASKGTPDSLTLASPTLKKEKDTKREKDVKKETVKTEHREPAHRTKETKIMESELVRDLKAQLKKAVNEMKEMKLLLDMYKGVGKEQRDKVQLMAAERKIRGEVEELRQQIKKIQESKREERKKLADEDAQIKIKKLEEQAYTLQRQVASQKQNCVWLQEEEALLNEMEVTGQAFEDMQEQNSRLIQQLREKDDANFKLMTERIKSNQLHKLAREEKDVLKEQVITLTTQVEAANVVVRKLEEKERLLQNSLATVEKELALRQQAMEMHKRKAIESAQSAADLKLHLEKYHSQMKEAQQVVAEKTSSLEAEAYKTKRLQEEIAQLRRKVERMKKIELAETLDEVMAEELREYKETLTCPSCKVKRKDAVLTKCFHVFCWDCLRTRYETRQRKCPKCNCAFGANDYHRLYLST; translated from the exons ATGTCCAAGCGGCCAGCTGACAGCGGAGATTCGGGTTCTCAGCCTCCTATAAAAAAAGTCCAATTTGAACCGATATTAATCGGACCAATATCCACCCTTGAAGAGATGGACATGAAGGTTCTTCAGTTTCAGAATAAGAAACTAGCTCAG AGGTTGGAACAGAGACATCGAATGGAAGCTGAACTGCGCCAGAGGATTGAACAGCTAGAAAAGAGGCAAACTCAAGATGATGCCGTACTGAATGTAGTTAATCGATATTGGAATCAACTTAATGAAGATATAAGAGTTCTTCTCCAAAGATTTGATGCAGAAACTGCTGACGAGTCTGAGAATAAAA ACGAAAGCGAAGCAACAACCTCATTTCTAATGCAGCTTTCGTCCTGGGACAAAGAAGAACTTGACGATAAATTGGCAAATCGCGTTCAAGTTTCTAAGCGTGCTGTTTCCAAAGTTGTTCAGGCATTTGATCGGCTCTCTCAGcgcaatgaaaaaatcacattaGCTCTTAAAGGCGAGTTTGAGGGAG AGGAAGCCCCAAACATCGATGATGTCGTTAAGAAAGCCAATGCTGAAATTCAAGCAGAAAACCGAAATTTACAAGCTATCAATATACAGCttcatgaaaaatatcataccATTTCCCTCAAG ATGTCCGAGCTGCAAGATACTATAACTGGAAAAGATACGTTAGCTGCAGAATTGAGAAATCAAGTAGACGATCTGCAATACGAATTGAATAAAGTGCGTTCTCGAAACGACAAGCTGGAACATCATCTCGGAGAGGCTATTGAAAAGTTAAAAGCCTTCCAGCAAATTCATGGTTCTGATGATAAGGGATCTAACAAACCAAGTACTATGGTTGCTTCTAGTGTTTCTCAGACCAAG GTCGAAGATCTTCAAAGAGAATTGGAAGAAACTCGTGAACTGGCGAATAACAGGCTGCAGGAATTGGACAAACTACACCAACAACATCGAGATTCACTGAAAGAAgttgagaaattaaaaatggac ATTCGTCAGCTACCTGAGTCTGTCATTGTTGAAACAACCGAATACAAATGTCTTCAGTCTCAGTTCTCGGTTTTGTACAATGAGTCTATGCAGTTAAAGACACAGCTGGATGATGCTCGACAGCAGCTTCAATCTAGCAAAAATGCTCATCTCCGACACATTGAAATGATGGAG AGCGAAGAGCTGATGGCTCAAAAGAAACTGCGCGGAGAGTGTATTCAGTTGGAAGATGTTCTGGCCCAGCTGCGCAAGGAATACGAAATGCTTCGCATAGAATTCGAACAAAACCTGGCAGCCAACGAGCAGACCGGACCTATAAATAGAGAAATGCGACACCTTATAACTTCTCTCCAGAATCATAATCAACAATTGAAAGGGGAAGTGCATCGCTACAAGCGGAAATACAAAGAAGCATCTGCAGAAATACCGAGA CTAAAAAAAGAAGTGGAGGAGGTGACAACTAGATTGGGTCAGCAAACTGCGTTAGAAAACAAGGAGGGCAGTAGCTCCGACTGCAGCGGAAAGGAAGAAGATACATCCGGCTCACTCCAAGGATCCACTCAGGTGCGCAGTGTT ATCAAGGAAGAGAGTGGGATGGCAATCAAGAGAGAGACTGGAGCTGACGAAGACGTTGAGACTGTAGATGTCGCAGAGGGAGATGCTAGCAAAGGGACCCCGGATTCTCTTACTCTAGCTTCGCCAACTCTGAAAAAGGAGAAGGACACTAAAAGAGAAAAGGATGTGAAGAAAGAGACTGTGAAGACTGAGCACCGGGAGCCTGCGCATCGTACCAAGGAAACTAAGATCATGGAGTCAGAATTAGTCAGAGATCTCAAGGCTCAACTCAA AAAAGCtgtaaatgaaatgaaagaaatgaagCTTTTGTTGGATATGTACAAAGGGGTTGGCAAAGAACAACGAGACAAGGTACAACTGATGGCTGCTGAGCGGAAAATTCGGGGAGAAGTTGAAGAACTCCGCCAACAGATAAAGAAGATACAG GAAAGCAAACGTGAGGAACGTAAAAAACTAGCAGATGAAGATGCacaaatcaaaataaaaaaattagaagagCAGGCCTACACTTTGCAAAGACAAGTAGCCTCGCAGAAACAG AATTGCGTCTGGCTGCAGGAGGAGGAGGCCCTTCTCAACGAAATGGAGGTTACTGGCCAAGCGTTTGAGGACATGCAAGAGCAAAATTCAAGACTCATACAGCAACTGAGGGAGAAAGACGACgcgaatttcaaattgatgaCGGAACGAATAAAAAGCAATCAGCTCCACAAGCTGGCCAGGGAGGAAAAGGACGTTCTTAAGGAACAGGTCATCACTTTGACTACGCAAGTAGAGGCTGCTAACGTAGTTGTAAGGAAACTGGAGGAGAAAGAACGATTGCTACAAAATTCCTTGGCCACAGTAGAAAAAGAACTGGCTCTCAGGCAGCAGGCAATGGAAATGCATAAAAGAAAAGCCATTGAGAGTGCCCAGTCAGCAGCTGATTTGAAACTTCATCTTG aaaaatatcattcgcAAATGAAGGAAGCACAACAAGTTGTCGCAGAAAAAACAAGTTCCTTAGAAGCCGAGGcttataaaacaaaaagattGCAG gAGGAAATAGCACAATTGAGAAGAAAAGTGGAACGTATGAAAAAGATCGAATTGGCGGAAACGTTGGATGAGGTTATGGCTGAAGAATTGCGCGAATACAAAGAGACTTTGACTTGTCCATCGTGTAAAGTAAAGCGTAAGGATGCAGTCCTCACCAAATGCTTCCATGTTTTTTGTTGGGACTGTTTGCGTACTCGTTACGAAACACGTCAACGTAAATGTCCAAAGTGCAATTGTGCATTTGGTGCCAATGACTATCACAGACTTTATCTGtcaacataa
- the LOC124305063 gene encoding E3 ubiquitin-protein ligase Bre1 isoform X1, with protein sequence MSKRPADSGDSGSQPPIKKVQFEPILIGPISTLEEMDMKVLQFQNKKLAQRLEQRHRMEAELRQRIEQLEKRQTQDDAVLNVVNRYWNQLNEDIRVLLQRFDAETADESENKNESEATTSFLMQLSSWDKEELDDKLANRVQVSKRAVSKVVQAFDRLSQRNEKITLALKGEFEGEEAPNIDDVVKKANAEIQAENRNLQAINIQLHEKYHTISLKMSELQDTITGKDTLAAELRNQVDDLQYELNKVRSRNDKLEHHLGEAIEKLKAFQQIHGSDDKGSNKPSTMVASSVSQTKVEDLQRELEETRELANNRLQELDKLHQQHRDSLKEVEKLKMDIRQLPESVIVETTEYKCLQSQFSVLYNESMQLKTQLDDARQQLQSSKNAHLRHIEMMESEELMAQKKLRGECIQLEDVLAQLRKEYEMLRIEFEQNLAANEQTGPINREMRHLITSLQNHNQQLKGEVHRYKRKYKEASAEIPRLKKEVEEVTTRLGQQTALENKEGSSSDCSGKEEDTSGSLQGSTQVRSVIKEESGMAIKRETGADEDVETVDVAEGDASKGTPDSLTLASPTLKKEKDTKREKDVKKETVKTEHREPAHRTKETKIMESELVRDLKAQLKKAVNEMKEMKLLLDMYKGVGKEQRDKVQLMAAERKIRGEVEELRQQIKKIQCTNNQQESKREERKKLADEDAQIKIKKLEEQAYTLQRQVASQKQNCVWLQEEEALLNEMEVTGQAFEDMQEQNSRLIQQLREKDDANFKLMTERIKSNQLHKLAREEKDVLKEQVITLTTQVEAANVVVRKLEEKERLLQNSLATVEKELALRQQAMEMHKRKAIESAQSAADLKLHLEKYHSQMKEAQQVVAEKTSSLEAEAYKTKRLQEEIAQLRRKVERMKKIELAETLDEVMAEELREYKETLTCPSCKVKRKDAVLTKCFHVFCWDCLRTRYETRQRKCPKCNCAFGANDYHRLYLST encoded by the exons ATGTCCAAGCGGCCAGCTGACAGCGGAGATTCGGGTTCTCAGCCTCCTATAAAAAAAGTCCAATTTGAACCGATATTAATCGGACCAATATCCACCCTTGAAGAGATGGACATGAAGGTTCTTCAGTTTCAGAATAAGAAACTAGCTCAG AGGTTGGAACAGAGACATCGAATGGAAGCTGAACTGCGCCAGAGGATTGAACAGCTAGAAAAGAGGCAAACTCAAGATGATGCCGTACTGAATGTAGTTAATCGATATTGGAATCAACTTAATGAAGATATAAGAGTTCTTCTCCAAAGATTTGATGCAGAAACTGCTGACGAGTCTGAGAATAAAA ACGAAAGCGAAGCAACAACCTCATTTCTAATGCAGCTTTCGTCCTGGGACAAAGAAGAACTTGACGATAAATTGGCAAATCGCGTTCAAGTTTCTAAGCGTGCTGTTTCCAAAGTTGTTCAGGCATTTGATCGGCTCTCTCAGcgcaatgaaaaaatcacattaGCTCTTAAAGGCGAGTTTGAGGGAG AGGAAGCCCCAAACATCGATGATGTCGTTAAGAAAGCCAATGCTGAAATTCAAGCAGAAAACCGAAATTTACAAGCTATCAATATACAGCttcatgaaaaatatcataccATTTCCCTCAAG ATGTCCGAGCTGCAAGATACTATAACTGGAAAAGATACGTTAGCTGCAGAATTGAGAAATCAAGTAGACGATCTGCAATACGAATTGAATAAAGTGCGTTCTCGAAACGACAAGCTGGAACATCATCTCGGAGAGGCTATTGAAAAGTTAAAAGCCTTCCAGCAAATTCATGGTTCTGATGATAAGGGATCTAACAAACCAAGTACTATGGTTGCTTCTAGTGTTTCTCAGACCAAG GTCGAAGATCTTCAAAGAGAATTGGAAGAAACTCGTGAACTGGCGAATAACAGGCTGCAGGAATTGGACAAACTACACCAACAACATCGAGATTCACTGAAAGAAgttgagaaattaaaaatggac ATTCGTCAGCTACCTGAGTCTGTCATTGTTGAAACAACCGAATACAAATGTCTTCAGTCTCAGTTCTCGGTTTTGTACAATGAGTCTATGCAGTTAAAGACACAGCTGGATGATGCTCGACAGCAGCTTCAATCTAGCAAAAATGCTCATCTCCGACACATTGAAATGATGGAG AGCGAAGAGCTGATGGCTCAAAAGAAACTGCGCGGAGAGTGTATTCAGTTGGAAGATGTTCTGGCCCAGCTGCGCAAGGAATACGAAATGCTTCGCATAGAATTCGAACAAAACCTGGCAGCCAACGAGCAGACCGGACCTATAAATAGAGAAATGCGACACCTTATAACTTCTCTCCAGAATCATAATCAACAATTGAAAGGGGAAGTGCATCGCTACAAGCGGAAATACAAAGAAGCATCTGCAGAAATACCGAGA CTAAAAAAAGAAGTGGAGGAGGTGACAACTAGATTGGGTCAGCAAACTGCGTTAGAAAACAAGGAGGGCAGTAGCTCCGACTGCAGCGGAAAGGAAGAAGATACATCCGGCTCACTCCAAGGATCCACTCAGGTGCGCAGTGTT ATCAAGGAAGAGAGTGGGATGGCAATCAAGAGAGAGACTGGAGCTGACGAAGACGTTGAGACTGTAGATGTCGCAGAGGGAGATGCTAGCAAAGGGACCCCGGATTCTCTTACTCTAGCTTCGCCAACTCTGAAAAAGGAGAAGGACACTAAAAGAGAAAAGGATGTGAAGAAAGAGACTGTGAAGACTGAGCACCGGGAGCCTGCGCATCGTACCAAGGAAACTAAGATCATGGAGTCAGAATTAGTCAGAGATCTCAAGGCTCAACTCAA AAAAGCtgtaaatgaaatgaaagaaatgaagCTTTTGTTGGATATGTACAAAGGGGTTGGCAAAGAACAACGAGACAAGGTACAACTGATGGCTGCTGAGCGGAAAATTCGGGGAGAAGTTGAAGAACTCCGCCAACAGATAAAGAAGATACAG TGCACGAATAATCAACAGGAAAGCAAACGTGAGGAACGTAAAAAACTAGCAGATGAAGATGCacaaatcaaaataaaaaaattagaagagCAGGCCTACACTTTGCAAAGACAAGTAGCCTCGCAGAAACAG AATTGCGTCTGGCTGCAGGAGGAGGAGGCCCTTCTCAACGAAATGGAGGTTACTGGCCAAGCGTTTGAGGACATGCAAGAGCAAAATTCAAGACTCATACAGCAACTGAGGGAGAAAGACGACgcgaatttcaaattgatgaCGGAACGAATAAAAAGCAATCAGCTCCACAAGCTGGCCAGGGAGGAAAAGGACGTTCTTAAGGAACAGGTCATCACTTTGACTACGCAAGTAGAGGCTGCTAACGTAGTTGTAAGGAAACTGGAGGAGAAAGAACGATTGCTACAAAATTCCTTGGCCACAGTAGAAAAAGAACTGGCTCTCAGGCAGCAGGCAATGGAAATGCATAAAAGAAAAGCCATTGAGAGTGCCCAGTCAGCAGCTGATTTGAAACTTCATCTTG aaaaatatcattcgcAAATGAAGGAAGCACAACAAGTTGTCGCAGAAAAAACAAGTTCCTTAGAAGCCGAGGcttataaaacaaaaagattGCAG gAGGAAATAGCACAATTGAGAAGAAAAGTGGAACGTATGAAAAAGATCGAATTGGCGGAAACGTTGGATGAGGTTATGGCTGAAGAATTGCGCGAATACAAAGAGACTTTGACTTGTCCATCGTGTAAAGTAAAGCGTAAGGATGCAGTCCTCACCAAATGCTTCCATGTTTTTTGTTGGGACTGTTTGCGTACTCGTTACGAAACACGTCAACGTAAATGTCCAAAGTGCAATTGTGCATTTGGTGCCAATGACTATCACAGACTTTATCTGtcaacataa
- the LOC124305063 gene encoding E3 ubiquitin-protein ligase Bre1 isoform X4 yields the protein MSKRPADSGDSGSQPPIKKVQFEPILIGPISTLEEMDMKVLQFQNKKLAQRLEQRHRMEAELRQRIEQLEKRQTQDDAVLNVVNRYWNQLNEDIRVLLQRFDAETADESENKNESEATTSFLMQLSSWDKEELDDKLANRVQVSKRAVSKVVQAFDRLSQRNEKITLALKGEFEGEEAPNIDDVVKKANAEIQAENRNLQAINIQLHEKYHTISLKMSELQDTITGKDTLAAELRNQVDDLQYELNKVRSRNDKLEHHLGEAIEKLKAFQQIHGSDDKGSNKPSTMVASSVSQTKVEDLQRELEETRELANNRLQELDKLHQQHRDSLKEVEKLKMDIRQLPESVIVETTEYKCLQSQFSVLYNESMQLKTQLDDARQQLQSSKNAHLRHIEMMESEELMAQKKLRGECIQLEDVLAQLRKEYEMLRIEFEQNLAANEQTGPINREMRHLITSLQNHNQQLKGEVHRYKRKYKEASAEIPRLKKEVEEVTTRLGQQTALENKEGSSSDCSGKEEDTSGSLQGSTQVRSVIKEESGMAIKRETGADEDVETVDVAEGDASKGTPDSLTLASPTLKKEKDTKREKDVKKETVKTEHREPAHRTKETKIMESELVRDLKAQLKKAVNEMKEMKLLLDMYKGVGKEQRDKVQLMAAERKIRGEVEELRQQIKKIQCTNNQQESKREERKKLADEDAQIKIKKLEEQAYTLQRQVASQKQEEEALLNEMEVTGQAFEDMQEQNSRLIQQLREKDDANFKLMTERIKSNQLHKLAREEKDVLKEQVITLTTQVEAANVVVRKLEEKERLLQNSLATVEKELALRQQAMEMHKRKAIESAQSAADLKLHLEKYHSQMKEAQQVVAEKTSSLEAEAYKTKRLQEEIAQLRRKVERMKKIELAETLDEVMAEELREYKETLTCPSCKVKRKDAVLTKCFHVFCWDCLRTRYETRQRKCPKCNCAFGANDYHRLYLST from the exons ATGTCCAAGCGGCCAGCTGACAGCGGAGATTCGGGTTCTCAGCCTCCTATAAAAAAAGTCCAATTTGAACCGATATTAATCGGACCAATATCCACCCTTGAAGAGATGGACATGAAGGTTCTTCAGTTTCAGAATAAGAAACTAGCTCAG AGGTTGGAACAGAGACATCGAATGGAAGCTGAACTGCGCCAGAGGATTGAACAGCTAGAAAAGAGGCAAACTCAAGATGATGCCGTACTGAATGTAGTTAATCGATATTGGAATCAACTTAATGAAGATATAAGAGTTCTTCTCCAAAGATTTGATGCAGAAACTGCTGACGAGTCTGAGAATAAAA ACGAAAGCGAAGCAACAACCTCATTTCTAATGCAGCTTTCGTCCTGGGACAAAGAAGAACTTGACGATAAATTGGCAAATCGCGTTCAAGTTTCTAAGCGTGCTGTTTCCAAAGTTGTTCAGGCATTTGATCGGCTCTCTCAGcgcaatgaaaaaatcacattaGCTCTTAAAGGCGAGTTTGAGGGAG AGGAAGCCCCAAACATCGATGATGTCGTTAAGAAAGCCAATGCTGAAATTCAAGCAGAAAACCGAAATTTACAAGCTATCAATATACAGCttcatgaaaaatatcataccATTTCCCTCAAG ATGTCCGAGCTGCAAGATACTATAACTGGAAAAGATACGTTAGCTGCAGAATTGAGAAATCAAGTAGACGATCTGCAATACGAATTGAATAAAGTGCGTTCTCGAAACGACAAGCTGGAACATCATCTCGGAGAGGCTATTGAAAAGTTAAAAGCCTTCCAGCAAATTCATGGTTCTGATGATAAGGGATCTAACAAACCAAGTACTATGGTTGCTTCTAGTGTTTCTCAGACCAAG GTCGAAGATCTTCAAAGAGAATTGGAAGAAACTCGTGAACTGGCGAATAACAGGCTGCAGGAATTGGACAAACTACACCAACAACATCGAGATTCACTGAAAGAAgttgagaaattaaaaatggac ATTCGTCAGCTACCTGAGTCTGTCATTGTTGAAACAACCGAATACAAATGTCTTCAGTCTCAGTTCTCGGTTTTGTACAATGAGTCTATGCAGTTAAAGACACAGCTGGATGATGCTCGACAGCAGCTTCAATCTAGCAAAAATGCTCATCTCCGACACATTGAAATGATGGAG AGCGAAGAGCTGATGGCTCAAAAGAAACTGCGCGGAGAGTGTATTCAGTTGGAAGATGTTCTGGCCCAGCTGCGCAAGGAATACGAAATGCTTCGCATAGAATTCGAACAAAACCTGGCAGCCAACGAGCAGACCGGACCTATAAATAGAGAAATGCGACACCTTATAACTTCTCTCCAGAATCATAATCAACAATTGAAAGGGGAAGTGCATCGCTACAAGCGGAAATACAAAGAAGCATCTGCAGAAATACCGAGA CTAAAAAAAGAAGTGGAGGAGGTGACAACTAGATTGGGTCAGCAAACTGCGTTAGAAAACAAGGAGGGCAGTAGCTCCGACTGCAGCGGAAAGGAAGAAGATACATCCGGCTCACTCCAAGGATCCACTCAGGTGCGCAGTGTT ATCAAGGAAGAGAGTGGGATGGCAATCAAGAGAGAGACTGGAGCTGACGAAGACGTTGAGACTGTAGATGTCGCAGAGGGAGATGCTAGCAAAGGGACCCCGGATTCTCTTACTCTAGCTTCGCCAACTCTGAAAAAGGAGAAGGACACTAAAAGAGAAAAGGATGTGAAGAAAGAGACTGTGAAGACTGAGCACCGGGAGCCTGCGCATCGTACCAAGGAAACTAAGATCATGGAGTCAGAATTAGTCAGAGATCTCAAGGCTCAACTCAA AAAAGCtgtaaatgaaatgaaagaaatgaagCTTTTGTTGGATATGTACAAAGGGGTTGGCAAAGAACAACGAGACAAGGTACAACTGATGGCTGCTGAGCGGAAAATTCGGGGAGAAGTTGAAGAACTCCGCCAACAGATAAAGAAGATACAG TGCACGAATAATCAACAGGAAAGCAAACGTGAGGAACGTAAAAAACTAGCAGATGAAGATGCacaaatcaaaataaaaaaattagaagagCAGGCCTACACTTTGCAAAGACAAGTAGCCTCGCAGAAACAG GAGGAGGAGGCCCTTCTCAACGAAATGGAGGTTACTGGCCAAGCGTTTGAGGACATGCAAGAGCAAAATTCAAGACTCATACAGCAACTGAGGGAGAAAGACGACgcgaatttcaaattgatgaCGGAACGAATAAAAAGCAATCAGCTCCACAAGCTGGCCAGGGAGGAAAAGGACGTTCTTAAGGAACAGGTCATCACTTTGACTACGCAAGTAGAGGCTGCTAACGTAGTTGTAAGGAAACTGGAGGAGAAAGAACGATTGCTACAAAATTCCTTGGCCACAGTAGAAAAAGAACTGGCTCTCAGGCAGCAGGCAATGGAAATGCATAAAAGAAAAGCCATTGAGAGTGCCCAGTCAGCAGCTGATTTGAAACTTCATCTTG aaaaatatcattcgcAAATGAAGGAAGCACAACAAGTTGTCGCAGAAAAAACAAGTTCCTTAGAAGCCGAGGcttataaaacaaaaagattGCAG gAGGAAATAGCACAATTGAGAAGAAAAGTGGAACGTATGAAAAAGATCGAATTGGCGGAAACGTTGGATGAGGTTATGGCTGAAGAATTGCGCGAATACAAAGAGACTTTGACTTGTCCATCGTGTAAAGTAAAGCGTAAGGATGCAGTCCTCACCAAATGCTTCCATGTTTTTTGTTGGGACTGTTTGCGTACTCGTTACGAAACACGTCAACGTAAATGTCCAAAGTGCAATTGTGCATTTGGTGCCAATGACTATCACAGACTTTATCTGtcaacataa